The proteins below come from a single Larimichthys crocea isolate SSNF chromosome XIV, L_crocea_2.0, whole genome shotgun sequence genomic window:
- the hapln3 gene encoding hyaluronan and proteoglycan link protein 3 produces MLSLLRPLLVACCLYLLMLLPGGQGRIPAYNNGFHYQDISNGNGNGEIYFNGVRLHVESPEPAVSATRGSSVTLPCHYHYEPELATPRRTRVKWSWLPANTITAPVSPAASARETEVMVAMGNRHRSYGSFRGRVRLRRSAPGDMSLVINELQLNDTGRYRCEVIDGLEDESVTVELELRGVVFPYHSQEGRYRFNFFGAHQACQDQDATLATFEQLFTAWEEGLDWCNAGWLADGTVQYPITDPREGCGGVDLAPGLRSYGQRHHLLQYDAFCFSGAVKGTVYFLKHPAKLNFTEAVQACASDGSEIAKVGQLYAAWRLMGLDRCDAGWLADGSVRYPITKARANCGPPEPGVRSFGFPPWYQKFGVYCYR; encoded by the exons ATGCTCAGTCTACTGCGCCCCCTACTGGTAGCCTGCTGCCTCTACCTGCTGATGCTGCTACCCGGCGGTCAGGGCAGGATCCCCGCCTATAACAACGGCTTTCACTACCAGGACATCAGCAACGGGAACGGAAACGGAGAGA TCTATTTCAATGGGGTTCGTCTCCACGTGGAATCCCCGGAGCCTGCAGTGTCGGCCACGAGGGGGAGCAGCGTCACCCTTCCCTGCCACTACCACTACGAGCCTGAACTGGCCACACCACGCAGGACCCGGGTCAAATGGTCCTGGTTGCCTGCCAACACCATCACTGCACCTGTTTCCCCGGCAGCCTCTGCCAGGGAGACTGAAGTTATGGTCGCCATGGGCAACCGTCACCGCAGCTACGGCAGTTTCCGGGGCCGCGTACGCCTGAGACGCTCTGCACCAGGAGACATGTCTCTAGTGATCAATGAACTGCAACTCAATGACACGGGCAGATACCGCTGTGAGGTGATTGATGGCCTGGAGGATGAGAGTGTgacggtggagctggagctgcgGG GTGTGGTGTTCCCATATCACTCTCAGGAAGGGCGCTACCGTTTTAACTTCTTCGGGGCCCACCAAGCATGCCAGGATCAGGACGCCACTCTGGCTACATTTGAGCAGCTCTTCACGGCGTGGGAGGAAGGGCTAGACTGGTGTAACGCCGGCTGGTTGGCTGATGGCACAGTGCAGTATCCAATCACAGATCCTCGTGAGGGCTGTGGGGGCGTGGACTTAGCTCCTGGTTTGCGCAGCTACGGACAGCGGCATCACCTCCTCCAATATGATGCTTTTTGCTTTTCCGGCGCTGTCAAGG GGACTGTGTATTTCCTAAAGCATCCGGCCAAGCTCAACTTCACAGAAGCAGTCCAGGCTTGTGCCAGTGATGGAAGCGAGATCGCCAAAGTGGGCCAGCTGTATGCTGCCTGGAGGTTGATGGGATTGGACCGCTGTGATGCTGGCTGGTTGGCTGATGGGAGTGTCCGTTATCCTATCACAAAGGCCCGGGCTAATTGTGGCCCACCAGAGCCAGGTGTGCGTAGTTTTGGGTTCCCCCCTTGGTACCAGAAATTTGGCGTTTACTGCTATCGGTAG